GAGCCTTGTTAGCTTTGTGATCAGACAAAACCTAGCTGATAGGCTAGGTGAGCTGTGATCCAACATTAGTGACCATTAAATCATTAAATCCCATCTATTTTTGTCTTCTGGACATCATGTGACTTTCTTCTCTGTTGATGCAACAACCTTTCACTCAGCAGAAGACACTCTCTTTTGAGAATTTTAGAAATGCCATCATTTCCACACTGACTGGTGACAAAATCATCCTGTTGATTTTAAAACTTAGATCAAAATTACAAGTGGTCAAGCTTAGGATGCTATGCTTTAGCATAGATAGAATGAATATTGTGGTCTTTGCCTGTTGCAATCATTTTACCAAACTGGGTCTTATGATAAACAGTATTTTGTTCCATCATAAATTCAAGCATATAAAGTTACCTGAACTGATTCTTGTTCCAAACAGGGTCATCTTATTGACTTTATCATAATACATAAACATTTGTAGTCCCTGTAGCATTAAAAGTCTTGTGTGGCATTTTAACATGttaaatggttaaaatattgTAGAAGGAAAGCTGAAACTGGTTGTTAGGATAAAGTTTGCACCAAATAGCACAAAGCCCCAAGACCCTCCAACATCTGCATTCTTTTGTAAAACTCTCAGAAAATTTCTTCATCGACATGTATTAGAAGTACACTATATATCAGATCAAAGTGAACACCATTGCAGCATTGACCCATGAGAATAACACATTTTGTCCTTCTTGGCACTTAGTATTAGTCACTGTTTCCTACATATAAAAGCATGAATTTTGTCCTGGCAATTGATAAGCCCCAAGTAGGGCAAAATCCCTACTAGGAGTTTGTCATTCTCATGGGTCATATCTACAATGATGTTTTTCTGGCTCCACCTTGTGTGGTTTTAATACTGTATATTTCTGAGATTTTCTGCCAACAAAAATCACAGTAGCATACCTTTCATTGGggtatatacatttagtatgatacacatATGGCGTTTTTTATCTATTGCTTTTCGGTTGTGATCACTGAttgaaattcatatttttattttaatcccaTAAATTGTCTTGTGTATATTTGCAGTCCTCATATTATAATTTTgccatttttatctttttaggTTTCTGCTTTGAATGAATTGCCATCATGAGGGGTATGATAAAATACTGGCCACAAAATACCCGTCTTTTTATCCTTTCTAATCTGATGTTGGTTACCATGGTCCTGTGTTTAACAGCTCTTTTTTTGCCTTATTGGTTTGTCGTTGACTTCCACTATACAAAATCCAATGAGCCAATAAAAGTTTATATGTCAACTAAAAAACCCACAACAGTCGTTACTTCAACACAGACAACTGCAAATGTCTCTGCCCCAGCGACTGGCAGAAGGAAACGATCAGTAGACTGGAACTGGCTACATGCTCTTTTGCCAACCCAAATACAGCTGCGCTACAAACGTCAGCTTACTAAACTTGGTCAGACCTTTAACAATTTGTATGTTCCCGAAGTAAATGTTGGCCTATTTTACATGGAATACCCATATGCTGATTTCAAGACCTTAACTGAGTTGAAGTACAAGCTGATATCTCTTATACATCTTGAGAACACTGCTCCAGTTTTAGTGGTTCCCAGtaagtatttattctgttgtatTGTTCACAAAAACAATTCTATGGAAAAgagtatattatcatcatttttacatccacttttttgtgctggcatgggttaaatgggTTGACATATTCTGTATAAGTTTTTACTTGGAGATATTACCTTCCTAGACAGGTCGGGGGCCATATCTCATTCATACATTCCATTTTATTTAGCATTCAATCATTACATAGTATGAGGTACATTTTAACATAGTACCAGCACTAGAGCAGTTGTTGTCTTCCTAGCAAAGCTAAAGACTCTTCTCTCCACTACAACATTGTTGCTGTTCATTCACTGGCACCTGAGGGGTTATCTTGTCCCTGACATGACTAAAGAGGGTGCCTAATTCCTTTTCTTGTCTCCATCTGTTTGATCCTTTCTTTTCCATACAACTAGTTGTCACATCCCTGGCCCTAGAAGGAAATGGTCTGTGATTGAACTAAAGACACTCATTTCCCTGCTTCAATCTCGTCTAGATTTTTCGAAAGATCTTCTTCCCCTTGCATCAGTCTCTATTCGTATTATTCATCGATCAACATATTAGGCTTGATGCCTGAGTGGGAATTGAGTTTCATAGCTTCAGTATAAACTGTTGCTTATAGGAGTTGCTTCCATTTTCATTCTTATAAGCAGCTTTACATGTTAAGAAGTTTTATTGAGATAATCTAGTATTGCCTTTAATATCCTGCCTAGGTTAGAGTGAAGATGACTGAGTAGGAGGAGTTTCCCCATACCACTCTGCAAGAGAGGCCAGAATGTGTTAATGCCCCCTTAGCACTATGTGGTGTGGTAGGGAGTTTTATATAGACAACCGAGTATCTctaatactaattttttttttatcagagaaGAGCCTAATATCAGTTAGGAAAACAGTTGTCCCAAGTACTGTCTTTCGGGGCTAAGAGTATTTCTTACACACAGCATCATCTGTTGCAGTTTTAATGACAGATTGGCATAAAGTTGTTAGCCGCAAACAAACTGAGGCTGTTTCCATGGAACTAAATTATGCATTTAGATAAAGAGAGATTTATTGTATTTGTCCAGGCTTATAAACCAATGTCTGATAATCCCCCATAGTCAGAATGAATGATATAATTAGAGAGGGAAACATGATGGTTGTTGGCAAGGAGATTGAATTAACAAAACATGGTATTGTCCTTTGCCATCTCCTTCATGAAATTCAGTTTATTGGGATTAGCTGTCATCAGTTCCTCCtacgccttctctctctcttctacatcTTCCATCCAGTTGCAATCTAgcattttacatatgtataggtaCGTCCATCAaaacacagtcttctctcttccaCCTTTCATCTGATTCTTAatatacccagttttcctctcaTCTCTTTTCTCctctgtcctcattcatacacattcaaCAGAGCATACTCATCTCATTTCTCTGTAGCATTTATAAATCTTCTGCACTCAACGCCCTTCTCTCTCCACCGTGTAACTTCACTCTTTATACAGAAGCTTCAGTGTATGCGagtgagaaagcgagagagagaggcattCTGAATTGCTAGCAAAGTTACCAGCTCTCTTGCTCCCcttctcactacacacacacacacacacacacacacacacagtttcctttatatttttgagTGAGGTCCTCTTCTAACAACTGTGCCATCTTCACTAATCCTGCTACTCACTACCCCTCTCTTTTGCGTCCTTCTTTTTCCCCCCAACTCATCACTCTTTGATCATCTACCCTTCAACTCTACCTCATCTTTGCTTCCCCATCACTTTGCATCCCCTCCCATCATTCTCCTTCCCATACAGTCTTGCACTCTGATTCTTCAACTCATTTTGTGCCTTCTGAAGTTATCTAGACTTCGCATTGCCATTATCTGTCTCTTGCTATTCCCAttgttcatttttctctttctctccctttccacTACTAGACATGAGTAGCCGGCAGATtctctccccccaccaccacttctcaTACTTCAATTTCTTCATCCACTAGCATGAAGCTGATCCTCACCTCATCCCAAGGTTTGTAGTTctgcaagctgcatggcaacctcaataGTGCAGGCAGCATGTATAGAAAGCACctggtccacactgtaaagtggttgatgttaagaagggcaagCTGACGGAACCGttggcatgccgggcaaaatgcttagcagtatttcatctgctgctacgttctgagtttaaattccgccaaggtcgactttgcctttcatccttttggggttgatgaattaaggaCCACTTACACATTtgagtcaatgcaatcgactgccccccccccatccttccccacaaaattttcaaggccttgtgcctaaagtagaaatgacagtagttattattattattattattatggtggcaagcaggcagaatcattagcacgccaggcaaaatgctttgcggaatTTTGTCTGttgtcatgttctgagttcaaattctgctaaggtcaacttcaccttccatccttttaggggtcgataaattaactaccagtcaagtactggggttgatgtgatcgacttaccccttccccacaaatttcaggccttgtacctatagcagaaaggattattattattattaaggtggcaagttggcagaaccaTTGACACtctgaacaaaatacttagcaacatttcatccatctttatgttctgagtttaaattcctctttggtcaactttgcctttgatcttttcagagtcaataaaataagaaccagtttagcactggagtcaatgtaattgactagctcctaccccaccaggccttgtgccaatagaaagattattattattattattattagaggcaATAggtatgtggttaagaatttcttTCTGCAACCAGGTGCttctggtttcaatcccactgtgtaccACCTTAGGTTGAACCAACACCTCACATAAAATTCGATAGAGAGAACTATGCAAAGCTCATCCTGCACAAGCCCCTATAAACCATTCCTCTGGATCCCTCCATTTTCCTGACCTCTGTCATTTAagctattccccccccccccccatttagtGTCTACTCTCTTGCTTTGTTTCTCTACCCATTACCACCCGATCAAAGTTGTAAATCTGTTCCTATCACCTTACTAACACTCTCTCATCACCCTTTTTAAAATCATAGCCCCCATCTCTTCTATTTCTAAGTTATAGAAGCCACTTTAGCCTTGCAAGTTGTCAGACAATCTTCAGTTTTGCCAGtgccacaccaaaaaaaaaaggcatctaGTACACcctgaaaagtggttggcattaggatgggcatccaaccTAGAAGTCATGCCGAAGCAAACATTAGCACATGACGCAGTGCTCTAACTTATCggatcctgttgaaccatccagcacatgccagcaaggaaaacagacattaaatgatgatgatggttggtgaTTGAGGGGAACTAATAAATCCGTTGATCAAACTAAAACATCTGAGGCATTTATTCTACTAACTTACATCTCTTATGCAGACAACCGTttgaaaaaataatgattaataaattaagtaccaaatgaaatactggaatcaataAAATCAACTTAAACCCTTTGAAAGTCCTGCCCCAGCTTGGTTGCATTCTGTTGACTGATTCcccttaaaaagaataaaagggaaattatttttgtttttcttttttttttttttagaaactttGTATGTTGGCCAAGTCTTGTATTCCATTGGTATGTTTGCTTTAACCATGTGTACAGTTGGAATATTCATATTGGCATGCCAAAAATATAGCTCCGTTACTGGTGAGATTGCATCTGCAGGCTTTGTGACATTTTCAGGTGAGTaaactatattttgtatataattttaatacaattaatacatattttttttaatatttatgtatgcattaattGTGAACGTTTAGATACTCTACTAAAAGCTAATCATGAAAAAATAGCTTTGGCAAATTTTTGCTGTCTAAAGGATCTCGAGTCAAGATTCTTGACTCCTGACATCAAAACAACTTAGGTGTAAATAGCTACCATAACTTCTACATTTCATTGCTGCAAATAATATGAACACtgtctaattattaattatcctGCAGCGTTGAGTTCAGAATCTTCATACAGAATGAACTCTACCAGGTCAGGTAATACTTTATGTACATTCACTACATAAAGACAGTTTTCACATGCTACTCTTATGAACCAACTGGTTACAAAGTTCTCATAAATATACAGCTTGTGTTACAACAATGTAATGtgtaattttatgaaaaaactAAACATCCTGGTGGCACTCCACTGGATATGTaacgtcagtgtgcatacacgacagagtgtaagtgccctgagagaaaagttggacataagaagcatcagatggggtacaagagagacgactgcgctggtatggtcatgtgttgcatatggatgaggacagctgagtggaaaagtgtcacaccctagcagtaacaggagcctgtggaagaggtagatccaggaagacctgggatgtgTTGGTGAAGCATGACCGTTAAACGTTgggcctttggagatatgctgtttttgagaaaacctggcaagccaagtgagaccgtaacccgtggcctatgccagtgcagcctaACTGGCTCATTTAAGGGTGcctttcaatcattgggcaataaactgcttgtgaagacctgttgaggcaagtgaaatcattgtcatggctgatgacagtaccgcctgattggcacccgtgctggtggcacataaaaagcacccactacactcttggagtggttggtgttaggaagggcatccagctgtataaactttgcaagatcagattggagcctggtgcagctttctagtttgccagtcctcagtcaaaccatccaacccatgccagcatggaatgctgatgttaaatgatgatgatgatattaatacaaAAGAAAGGTGGGGTTTGAAaacatataaaaaacatattttcatataaagaacaggataactttttctttttacctgatCGATTGTAATTAAAGGCAGTGAGATCGTCCGTTGCTTCATCTGGATGCAGAACAGTGCTGTCATTTTTCAGTTAAATGCCTTTTCTGTATCTGTAAAGTTGAAGcaaatattaaactttttaaggAGAGTATAGGACATTGGAATGGGACATTTATAGTTCAATTTCCTTAAGAAATGTATTCATGAATTATGGTGATATGTTGCTGAAGACTGGGTCTTTGGTTTCACTTATGACACACTTTGTAAAAAATGTGAGGAAGAAATTACAAGTGATAGATGTCAAGCATTTTATTAATTATGAGGAACAAGTGGGTCGACCAAGAATCAGAATCATATTGCAAACATAACTCTGTTATTTTACCCCCACAGTACATTTGAAAGTCCTTAACTGCTGCAACCAGTCATTGCTCCGTCTCTCTCGATGCTTTGCAGTTAGCTGCCACCACTGGTTTCTGTCCCCTGTCATGCATAGCAGGGTTATGGCGTTGTGACCTGTCCAGTCAGACCAGGATTTTCTGtgtcttcttctctttttccctcCCTCAGTTGGGCCCCAAAGGATGGTTTTGGACAGGGAGTTGTGGCAGGATATGTGACCATACCAAGCAAGCTTTCATCTTTTTACTTGTGCAAGGAATGGTTCCTGTCTACCATTGTATTTGTTGACTTTGCTGCCTGACAAATcgttttctgtgtatgtgtagcaGATTTCTGAAAAACTTATACTCAAATGCCTGGATTCTTTGTTCTATGTCAACTGTAAGAGTCCATCTCTTCCACTCGTACAGAAGGACCAAAGCTTTGGACACTTTTAGTCTCATTGGAAAACTAATAGAGTTGCTCTTCCATAGAGCGTTCAGTTTTGTCATGGCAGGAGAGACTAAACTGAGTCTTGTTGTTATCTCCTTTTGAAATCTGTTGTCATTTGATCAAAGGGAATCTTTGGCATTTAAAGGTATCCACTTCGTCTCACATCTATCTTCATTATGCTAAGTGATATgtttttcaaaaaaacaaaaaaaaaacatgattcaTCCCATGTTCTGTTGCTGTCAAAAATTGTTTCTGTAGTTTGAATTTTTCTTGCTTCCTCTTAGATATTTTAATAGCCTTATTAAGTTTATTTTAAGAAAATGTTAAGGTGTTGTAGTCCTACACTAGCACTTTAAAGAGATACTCAGCTCTTGGCAAATAGAAGTTGCAATACAGGTTTAATTCATAGTTGAAAATTTCAAACAGGAGGAAACAACCAATAACAAATGATTCAAGTGCTTCATTGGTTTGTGATACTGAGCTTCTTAGAAATCTAGTTTAGAGAAACATAGGTTTTGCCTAGAAAATAAGCCAAAATTCAGTAAATTCAATGATGATATGCTCAAATTTGTTATTAATTAACTTTTGTCTCACTCATTACTAATTTCTGTAACTTTTTCTAAGCACAATATAAACAAGAAAGTTGGTTATCTTTCCTCATTCCAGTTCCTCTACCTCCGTCCTTAAACCATTctgatcattttctttcttttgtgtgtgtgtatgtgtgtgtgttcctggaGAGTAAATAATTAAAGATGTGTACTCTTCAAAGTCTCATTTATTGGTGTCTTATTTTAAAAGCTTTAATGCTGTCTTAGACCAGATACTGAAGATAATGTTAAACAAAACAAcccaatttaattttgttttccttaCAATGAAACACAATCAATAGATAGACCCAGAAAATTTTCAACCATTCAGCTGAAAACTTAGAAGTgagatatttttctttgttaaagAAAGATCTGTGCCATAGCAGCTTGAAATGTTGAGTTCAATAGACAAAAATCACTTGATAATCAACAAAACATTTGGAGGTgtttggcttagtggttggggtgctGGACTcgtaatcataagattgtggtttcgattcctggaccggaaaaaaacactccatttcacattgctccagtccactcagctggcaaaaattaataATCCTGTAATGGAcaggtgtcctgtccaggtggggaatatatatgccattgaaactgagaaactggccctcatgagcctggcatggcttgagaaggaaatactttttattttatcaacaaaacAGTCAACTATAGGATGTTACTGTTCACTGCTgggttaaaaaaactttttgaaagCCTACAGTGTTGAACATCACTTTGTAATAATTTAGCTAGCAAGGAGATAGTTTATCATTGTGACTTAATCTAATTATACTTTATTAAGTAATCATAATATTGCAATAATTGTTACAAGATGCTTATATTTCCTTTGTATTTCTCCCCCTGTTTAATctacatttttattttccatttaatatattttcagctCTTGCATTAATTTTTGGTGTGGCATTTTCTGGAATCCACACTGAAGGAGACATCTGGGATGATTTTCCTGTTATGAATAGAGTCATTCTTAACACTGCTCCGTATGTCACTTTAAACTGGGGTTATTATTTTGCCTTATGTGGTCCTTTACTGTGCATCTTCTGTTGTGTTCTCTTGTGGACACAAGCTTGTTCAACTTGTATGATAGTGGAAGAAATTCGTAGGAAGCAGATTGCTGAAATCCGATCCTCAGTCCCTTATAGACCGTTGGAACCCAGCAGAACAGGACATATTAATACTGGAATGAGGCGTGACCCTGCACCTTGGCCTAAAAAGATTGTTGAATCTGATAATGAATTTGCAATGTAAACCCCTTTTTAATTACACGTTTtcttatattcataaaaaaaaaaatgtatcttagtttttatattttccccCCCCTTTCAGTTTCACTGTATTAACCCTTCATAGTAAAAGTACTTCCATTACATTACTT
This DNA window, taken from Octopus sinensis linkage group LG4, ASM634580v1, whole genome shotgun sequence, encodes the following:
- the LOC115211094 gene encoding uncharacterized protein LOC115211094 translates to MRGMIKYWPQNTRLFILSNLMLVTMVLCLTALFLPYWFVVDFHYTKSNEPIKVYMSTKKPTTVVTSTQTTANVSAPATGRRKRSVDWNWLHALLPTQIQLRYKRQLTKLGQTFNNLYVPEVNVGLFYMEYPYADFKTLTELKYKLISLIHLENTAPVLVVPKTLYVGQVLYSIGMFALTMCTVGIFILACQKYSSVTGEIASAGFVTFSALALIFGVAFSGIHTEGDIWDDFPVMNRVILNTAPYVTLNWGYYFALCGPLLCIFCCVLLWTQACSTCMIVEEIRRKQIAEIRSSVPYRPLEPSRTGHINTGMRRDPAPWPKKIVESDNEFAM